A region of Culicoides brevitarsis isolate CSIRO-B50_1 chromosome 1, AGI_CSIRO_Cbre_v1, whole genome shotgun sequence DNA encodes the following proteins:
- the LOC134836393 gene encoding phenoloxidase 8-like has translation MSFNKSWLLVNCVRPKEPSFTPKCNHQFFLDLPDDYFTERYRTIGHNLEEKYARDTQTRIPIPRIRLPDLSFVELDRRGTFSPFVPKHRNIAANLMGLFMEAQTIEELMALGAYVKDRVNPYMFQYVYQVVLKHHRLSKDLPLPSIVEQFPENFMDPVVFPLLQEETSVVDDEDRRVVFLPSNFTASDLEDEQRLAYFREDIGVNMHHWHWHLVYPLEGPLEIVAKDRRGELFYYMHSQLVARYESERLSNGMPRTVQYENFREPVKEGYFPKLVKGTNMRAVAGRAPNTTLKDVNRPDVGIFVSLAQFEGWLDQILMAIDQGFVVDTNGQAISINNDQGIDILGNIIESSVLSVNPDLYGDWHNSGHDLFGYSHDPDGRYLEEVGPMGDVTTSMRDPVFYRYHKYVNSIFDRHKRLLPQYNRLQLSYDPVNINNVNVQIPKETAAPNVLLTFWQRSQIDLSGGLDFQADGSALVSFQHLQHADFDYVIDVSNNSSQNLTGTCRIFLAPNCDDTCRELYFNEQRKLMVELDKFTLELTPGDNRIVRSSLASSVTISWEKSFQTIGKLTRLSENASAEEISDLEFCGCGWPHHLLLPKGSPDGAAFRLFVMISNFADDAVNTPIPENVACGDAHSFCGLQDQLYPDARPMGFPFDRPFDVPMLDDFVAMHGNMFVQEVTIRFVDEVVNREQ, from the exons atgagttttaataaaagttggcTTTTAGTGAATTGTGTTCGTCCAAAAGAACCCAGTTTCACGCCAAAGTGCAATCATCAATTCTTTCTCGACTTGCCGGATGATTATTTTACGGAGCGTTATCGTACAATTGGGCACAATTTGGAGGAAAAGTACGCTCGTGACACGCAAACTAGAATTCCAATTCCTCGAATTCGTCTTCCCGATTTGAGTTTTGTCGAATTGGATCGTCGAGGTACGTTTTCGCCTTTTGTACCGAAACATCGTAATATCGCGGCGAATTTGATGGGACTCTTTATGGAAGCGCAAACAATTGAAGAGCTCATGGCATTGGGAGCTTATGTGAAAGATCGTGTCAATCCCTACATGTTTCAATATGTGTATCAAGTTGTTTTGAAACATCATCGTTTGTCGAAAGATTTACCCTTGCCGTCGATTGTAGAGCAATTTCCGGAGAATTTCATGGATCCCGTTGTTTTTCCATTGTTGCAAGAGGAAACGAGTGTTGTCGATGACGAAGATCGACGTGTTGTATTTTTGCCTTCGAACTTTACAGCAAGCGATTTGGAAGACGAACAACGTTTGGCGTACTTTAGAGAAGATATTGGCGTAAATATGCATCATTGGCATTGGCATCTTGTGTATCCGTTGGAAGGTCCTCTTGAAATTGTCGCTAAAGATCGACGCGGAGAACTTTTCTATTACATGCATTCGCAATTAGTTGCTCGATATGAATCTGAACGTCTTTCTAATGGGATGCCAAGAACCGTGCAATACGAAAATTTCAGAGAACCTGTTAAAGAAGGATATTTTCCGAAACTTGTGAAAGGAACAAATATGAGGGCAGTTGCTGGAAGAGCTCCAAACACAACTCTTAAAGACGTTAATCGACCAGATGttggaatttttgtttctcttgCGCAATTCGAAGGATGGTTggatcaaattttgatggcaATCGATCAAGGATTTGTCGTTGACACGAATGGACAAGCAATTTCCATTAATAACGATCAAGGAATCGATATTCTCGGAAATATTATTGAATCATCTGTATTGAGTGTTAATCCTGATCTTTATGGCGATTGGCATAACTCAGGACATGATTTGTTTGGATATTCGCACGATCCTGATGGGCGTTATCTCGAAGAAGTTGGTCCAATGGGAGATGTAACAACTTCGATGCGAGATCCTGTCTTTTATCGTTATCACAAATACGTTAACAGCATCTTTGATCGTCATAAGAGATTACTTCCGCAATACAATCGTCTCCAATTGAGTTATGATCCTGTGAACATCAACAATGTAAATGTTCAAATCCCGAAAGAAACTGCTGCTCCCAACGTTCTTTTGACATTTTGGCAAAGATCACAAATTGATCTCTCAGGCGGATTAGATTTTCAAGCTGATGGTTCTGCGCTTGTGAGTTTTCAACATTTGCAACATGCAGATTTCGATTATGTAATTGACGTAAGCAACAATTcaagtcaaaatttgacaggaACTTGTCGTATCTTCCTTGCTCCAAATTGCGATGATACGTGTCGTGAATTGTACTTCAATGAACAACGAAAATTGATGGTTGAATTGGACAAATTTACGCTGGAAT tAACTCCGGGAGATAATCGCATCGTTCGTTCGTCATTGGCTTCGAGCGTGACAATTTCATGGGAGAAATCTTTCCAAACAATCGGAAAATTGACGCGTTTGAGTGAAAATGCAAGTGCAGAAGAAATTTCTGATTTGGAATTCTGTGGATGCGGATGGCCTCATCATCTGTTATTGCCGAAAGGATCTCCTGATGGCGCAGCATTCAGATTGTTTGTTATGATTTCAAACTTTGCTGATGATGCTGTTAATACGCCCATCcctga aaatgtcGCTTGCGGAGATGCACATTCTTTCTGTGGGCTTCAAGATCAATTATATCCCGATGCTCGCCCCATGGGTTTCCCATTTGATCGCCCTTTTGATGTTCCGATGCTCGATGATTTTGTCGCCATGCATGGAAATATGTTTGTACAAGAAGTTACAATTCGTTTTGTTGACGAAGTCGTTAATCGTGAACAATAG